The proteins below are encoded in one region of Hordeum vulgare subsp. vulgare chromosome 3H, MorexV3_pseudomolecules_assembly, whole genome shotgun sequence:
- the LOC123439142 gene encoding protein FLOWERING LOCUS T-like yields the protein MPGSRDPLIIGRIVGDIVDYFDASAQLRVLYGNREIMVGSELRPSQVVNQPTVHITGRAGSLYTLVMVDPDVPTPSDPCEREYLHWFVTDIPEGGDVSRGTEVVAYEQPQPTAGIHRLAFVVFRQTAREAIYAPGWRSNFVTRDMAECYNLGAPVAAAYFNSQREGSCGGRRWYR from the exons ATGCCGGGGTCAAGGGATCCGCTAATCATCGGGAGGATCGTTGGCGACATCGTTGACTACTTCGACGCGTCGGCGCAGCTGAGGGTGCTGTATGGCAACCGCGAGATCATGGTTGGGTCCGAGCTGAGGCCGTCGCAGGTGGTGAACCAGCCCACGGTGCACATCACAGGAAGAGCGGGATCACTCTACACGCTC GTGATGGTAGACCCTGATGTGCCTACACCAAGCGACCCTTGCGAACGGGAGTACCTCCATTG GTTTGTCACAGACATACCAGAAGGAGGTGACGTGAGCCGTG GAACTGAAGTGGTGGCGTACGAGCAGCCGCAGCCGACGGCGGGGATCCACCGTTTGGCATTCGTGGTGTTCCGGCAGACGGCGCGGGAGGCCATCTACGCACCAGGGTGGCGCTCCAACTTCGTCACGAGGGACATGGCCGAGTGCTACAACCTCGGCGCTCCGGTCGCCGCCGCCTACTTCAACAGCCAGAGGGAGGGCAGCTGCGGTGGCCGGAGGTGGTACAGGTGA